In Bordetella holmesii ATCC 51541, the following proteins share a genomic window:
- a CDS encoding major Facilitator Superfamily protein — protein sequence MLLTFSRNEVHPAGAGVPQSERFGAMVAVMLAVCMASLDTAIANTALPTIAREINATESASIWVISAYQLAMVAALLPAAAMGDVFGHRRVYLVGLIVFILSSLACGLAPSLPVLVAARILQGLGAAGLMGINGALVRFIYPSHALGRGVGTNALVVGLSFAAGPTLASLILVYGSWHWLFLINVPVGVVALVLALRGLPATARSGHRFEWRAGLLCAGFLSFLVLGLTEAGHYVPVWRVASELAIAAFCLVLLLYRQAGHPAPILAVDLLRRPVFALSAATAVCAFATQALAFVSLPFMLQQVLGYTQVETGFLITPWPVVVAVMALIAGRMSDHYPAGLLGGAGLAVLALGMLSLATMSAQPTAWDIGWRMALCGAGFGFFQSPNLRAIIGAAPPGRAGGASGMVGTVRLLGQSSGAALVAACLHLAGVGGTAWALWLGVLFAALASIASFARLRFAD from the coding sequence ATGCTGTTGACCTTCTCACGCAATGAAGTCCATCCGGCCGGCGCCGGCGTTCCACAATCCGAACGGTTTGGCGCCATGGTGGCTGTCATGCTGGCAGTCTGCATGGCCAGTCTGGATACGGCGATCGCCAACACCGCGCTGCCGACGATCGCGCGCGAGATCAATGCGACCGAGTCAGCCTCGATTTGGGTGATCAGCGCCTACCAACTCGCCATGGTGGCCGCGTTGCTGCCGGCGGCGGCCATGGGCGATGTATTCGGCCATCGACGTGTCTATCTGGTGGGGTTGATTGTCTTCATTCTCTCGTCTCTGGCCTGTGGGCTGGCCCCCTCGCTGCCGGTGCTGGTGGCCGCGCGCATTCTGCAAGGGTTGGGCGCAGCCGGCCTGATGGGCATCAACGGGGCGTTGGTGCGCTTTATCTACCCTTCGCATGCATTAGGGCGGGGCGTCGGGACCAATGCGCTGGTGGTTGGCCTGTCGTTTGCCGCCGGGCCCACGCTGGCGTCGCTGATACTGGTTTACGGCTCGTGGCACTGGCTGTTTCTGATCAACGTGCCGGTAGGTGTCGTGGCGCTGGTGCTCGCCTTGCGCGGTTTGCCCGCGACCGCACGTTCGGGACATCGCTTCGAGTGGCGTGCGGGTTTGCTATGCGCGGGCTTTCTGTCTTTTCTGGTGTTGGGGCTGACAGAAGCCGGTCACTACGTGCCGGTCTGGCGCGTGGCCTCGGAACTTGCGATCGCCGCCTTCTGCCTGGTGCTGTTGTTGTATCGGCAAGCCGGTCATCCGGCGCCCATACTCGCCGTGGATCTGTTGCGGCGGCCCGTTTTTGCACTGTCGGCCGCCACGGCCGTCTGCGCGTTCGCGACCCAGGCGCTGGCCTTCGTCTCGTTGCCCTTCATGCTGCAACAGGTGTTGGGATACACGCAGGTCGAGACAGGTTTTCTGATTACGCCATGGCCGGTGGTGGTGGCGGTGATGGCATTGATCGCGGGCCGGATGTCGGATCACTATCCTGCCGGTCTGCTGGGCGGCGCCGGTCTGGCCGTACTGGCGCTGGGCATGCTCAGCCTGGCGACAATGTCCGCGCAGCCGACTGCCTGGGATATCGGTTGGCGCATGGCGCTGTGCGGAGCGGGTTTTGGTTTTTTCCAGTCTCCCAATCTGCGGGCCATCATCGGCGCAGCACCGCCCGGACGGGCGGGCGGGGCCAGCGGCATGGTCGGCACGGTGCGTCTGCTGGGGCAGTCCTCCGGCGCGGCCCTGGTGGCAGCCTGTCTGCACCTGGCCGGGGTTGGCGGAACCGCCTGGGCTCTGTGGCTAGGCGTGCTGTTTGCCGCGCTGGCCAGCATTGCCAGCTTCGCGCGCCTGCGTTTTGCCGACTGA
- a CDS encoding aspartate kinase, monofunctional class, whose product MSLIVHKYGGTSMGSIERIKNVARRVAKWHAAGHQVVVVPSAMSGETNRLLGLAREITPQPSGRELDMIAATGEQASSGLLAIALQAEGVQSCSYAGWQVPVVTDSAYTKARITSIDDARIRADLDAGRVVVVTGFQGVDPEGYITTLGRGGSDTSAVAVAAALKADECLIYTDVDGVYTTDPRVVPEARRMPVVSFEEMLEMASLGSKVLQIRSVELAGKYRVPTRVLSSLTDPLIPLEEEMVSGTLITFEEDEKMEAAVVSGIAFSRDEAKITLLAVPDKPGIAYSILGPVAAANIDVDMIVQNQSVAGTTDFSFTVNRNEFLRTVELLKRDVIPAVSARELITDEKVAKVSIVGIGMRSHVGVASLMFQTLSQEGINIQMISTSEIKTSVVIDDKYMELAVRALHKAFGLDQAPAA is encoded by the coding sequence ATGTCCCTGATCGTTCACAAGTATGGCGGTACGTCGATGGGCTCCATCGAGCGCATCAAGAATGTGGCGCGCCGCGTCGCGAAGTGGCACGCCGCCGGCCACCAGGTGGTCGTGGTCCCGTCGGCCATGTCGGGCGAAACGAATCGCCTGCTCGGTCTTGCTCGCGAAATCACGCCGCAGCCCAGCGGCCGCGAACTCGACATGATTGCCGCCACGGGCGAGCAGGCCTCCAGCGGTTTATTGGCCATCGCCTTGCAGGCCGAGGGCGTGCAGTCGTGTAGCTACGCTGGCTGGCAAGTCCCCGTTGTGACCGATTCGGCCTATACCAAGGCACGTATCACCTCCATCGACGATGCCCGCATCCGCGCCGATCTGGACGCCGGTCGTGTTGTCGTCGTCACCGGTTTCCAGGGCGTGGACCCCGAAGGCTACATCACAACGCTGGGCCGGGGTGGTTCAGACACCTCGGCGGTCGCTGTGGCCGCCGCGCTGAAGGCTGATGAATGCCTGATCTACACGGACGTCGATGGTGTGTACACCACCGACCCGCGTGTGGTTCCCGAGGCTCGCCGCATGCCCGTGGTCTCGTTCGAGGAAATGCTCGAAATGGCCTCCCTGGGCTCGAAGGTGCTGCAGATCCGTTCGGTCGAGTTAGCCGGTAAATACCGTGTGCCGACCCGCGTACTGTCCTCGCTGACCGACCCGCTCATTCCGCTCGAAGAAGAAATGGTTTCGGGCACGCTGATTACTTTTGAGGAAGACGAAAAAATGGAAGCCGCCGTTGTCTCCGGCATCGCCTTCAGCCGCGACGAAGCCAAGATCACCCTGTTGGCCGTGCCCGACAAGCCGGGTATTGCCTATTCGATTCTGGGCCCGGTTGCCGCGGCCAATATCGATGTCGACATGATTGTGCAGAACCAATCGGTCGCCGGTACGACCGATTTCTCCTTCACGGTCAACCGCAATGAATTTCTGCGCACTGTCGAACTGCTCAAGCGTGACGTGATCCCTGCGGTCAGTGCCCGCGAATTGATCACCGACGAAAAAGTCGCCAAGGTGTCCATCGTTGGCATCGGCATGCGCTCGCATGTCGGTGTGGCCAGCCTGATGTTCCAGACGCTTTCGCAAGAGGGCATCAACATTCAGATGATCAGCACCAGCGAGATCAAGACGTCGGTTGTCATCGACGACAAGTACATGGAGTTGGCCGTTCGCGCCCTGCACAAGGCCTTTGGCCTGGATCAGGCTCCGGCTGCGTGA
- the tilS gene encoding tRNA(Ile)-lysidine synthetase gives MRAALSDVPAGQAVAVALSAGADSAMLALAAAAAAVDRPLLAFHVHHGLQAQADEWAAHARRLGDLLGIAVRVVQVTVPMDGSGMEAAARAARYAALADAARRDGVSHVLLAHHQDDQAETVLLRLLRGSGVDGMAAMRASSQRDGVTYLRPWLDLNRQEIRRAATAFAELTGWQAVEDPSNADPRYTRAAVRTALSPLLDARWPGWQAIVARHARQMGEAAQILHEVAGEDFARLQPDADGRGFGLAAWRELSPPRQAQVLRYWLAQAGLRMPAESRLAELMRQLRQLHALGHDRQLRVRHEGHEIRCHRGRVWLEIAPGPVDAAPR, from the coding sequence GTGCGCGCGGCGCTAAGCGACGTGCCGGCAGGGCAGGCCGTGGCCGTGGCGCTGAGCGCGGGAGCCGATTCGGCCATGCTGGCGTTGGCGGCGGCGGCAGCTGCGGTGGACAGACCGCTGTTGGCGTTTCATGTCCATCATGGATTGCAGGCGCAGGCCGACGAATGGGCAGCCCATGCGAGGCGATTAGGCGATTTGCTCGGCATCGCGGTGCGCGTGGTGCAGGTGACGGTGCCGATGGATGGCAGCGGCATGGAGGCTGCTGCTCGTGCGGCCCGCTATGCCGCGCTGGCCGATGCGGCGCGCCGCGACGGGGTGAGTCATGTATTGCTTGCTCACCATCAGGATGATCAGGCCGAAACCGTACTTCTGCGGCTGCTGCGTGGCAGCGGCGTCGACGGCATGGCGGCCATGCGTGCATCAAGCCAGCGCGACGGGGTGACCTACCTGCGCCCCTGGCTGGACCTGAACCGCCAGGAAATCCGCCGTGCTGCCACGGCATTTGCCGAGTTGACGGGCTGGCAGGCCGTCGAAGATCCCAGCAATGCCGATCCGCGCTATACGCGCGCCGCTGTGCGTACCGCGCTGTCTCCTTTGCTGGACGCGCGCTGGCCTGGGTGGCAGGCCATCGTGGCGCGTCACGCGCGGCAGATGGGCGAGGCGGCGCAGATCCTGCACGAGGTCGCCGGCGAGGATTTTGCCCGGCTGCAGCCGGATGCTGATGGCCGAGGGTTCGGTCTGGCCGCCTGGCGCGAACTGTCGCCGCCACGCCAAGCTCAGGTCTTGCGCTATTGGCTGGCGCAGGCCGGCCTGCGCATGCCCGCCGAATCAAGGCTGGCCGAACTCATGCGTCAATTGCGGCAATTGCATGCGCTCGGGCATGATCGGCAGTTGCGGGTCAGGCACGAGGGCCATGAAATTCGTTGTCATCGCGGCAGGGTATGGCTGGAGATCGCCCCAGGTCCGGTCGACGCTGCGCCGCGCTGA
- the accA gene encoding acetyl-CoA carboxylase, carboxyl transferase, alpha subunit, translated as MRNTFLEFEQPLAELENKIEQLRYVQADSAVDISDEIGRLQQKSQTLAKEIYAKLTPWQTALVARHPQRPYTLDYVREIFTDFHELHGDRMYADDQSIIGGMARFNGMPCMVIGHQKGRDTKERAARNFGMPRPEGYRKALRLMRLAEKFRLPIFTFVDTPGAYPGIGAEERGQSEAIGHNLYVMAELKVPVIVTIIGEGGSGGALAIAVGNAVLMLQYSTYSVISPEGCASILWRSADNAPDAAEALAITAPRLKDLGLIDRVVNEPVGGAHRDPRVMARLLRRALGDSLRQLQGLSPEALVAQRLERVLAYGRYQEVRG; from the coding sequence ATGCGCAATACATTTCTGGAATTTGAACAACCGCTCGCCGAACTTGAGAACAAGATCGAGCAGCTGCGCTATGTGCAGGCCGATTCCGCTGTCGATATTTCCGATGAAATCGGACGTCTGCAGCAGAAGAGCCAGACCTTGGCCAAAGAGATCTACGCCAAGTTAACGCCCTGGCAGACGGCGCTGGTGGCGCGCCATCCGCAACGCCCGTATACGCTGGATTATGTGCGCGAGATCTTCACCGATTTCCATGAGTTGCATGGCGATCGCATGTATGCCGATGACCAATCCATCATCGGCGGTATGGCGCGATTCAACGGCATGCCCTGCATGGTGATCGGTCACCAGAAAGGCCGTGACACGAAAGAACGCGCTGCGCGCAATTTCGGCATGCCGCGCCCGGAAGGCTATCGCAAGGCATTGCGCCTCATGCGGCTGGCCGAAAAATTCCGGTTGCCTATCTTTACGTTCGTGGACACGCCGGGCGCCTACCCGGGCATTGGCGCCGAAGAGCGTGGCCAGTCCGAAGCCATTGGCCATAATCTGTATGTGATGGCCGAGTTGAAGGTGCCCGTCATCGTCACCATCATCGGCGAGGGCGGCTCCGGTGGCGCGCTGGCCATTGCCGTGGGCAACGCCGTGCTCATGCTGCAGTACTCGACCTATTCGGTCATTTCGCCGGAGGGATGTGCATCCATTCTTTGGCGTAGCGCCGACAATGCTCCCGACGCGGCCGAGGCCCTGGCCATCACCGCGCCGCGCTTGAAGGATCTCGGCCTGATCGACCGCGTGGTCAATGAACCGGTCGGCGGCGCGCATCGTGATCCACGTGTCATGGCCCGCCTGTTGCGCCGCGCCCTGGGCGATTCGCTGCGCCAGTTGCAGGGCTTGAGCCCCGAAGCACTGGTCGCGCAACGCCTCGAGCGGGTACTGGCCTATGGCCGCTACCAGGAAGTTCGCGGCTAA
- a CDS encoding hhH-GPD superbase excision DNA repair family protein, whose amino-acid sequence MSSTDLELVKPDYWEEAVAHLMRRDRILKKIIPQHSHTWLSSRGTPFVTLARAIIGQQISTKAADALWARLLEVAGKRPTPATVLRAGVAGLRAAGLSQRKAEYVQDLADHFGQRKVHPERWATMDDEAVISELVAIRGIGRWTAEMFLIFNLQRPDVLPLDDLGLLKAISLHYFSGEPVSRFEAREVSLAWQPWRTVATWYLWRSLEPTPVQY is encoded by the coding sequence ATGTCCAGTACTGATCTCGAACTCGTCAAACCCGACTATTGGGAAGAGGCCGTGGCGCATCTGATGCGTCGCGACCGCATTCTGAAAAAAATCATCCCGCAGCACAGCCATACCTGGCTGAGTTCGCGCGGCACGCCATTCGTGACGCTGGCGCGCGCCATCATCGGCCAGCAGATTTCGACCAAGGCGGCCGATGCGCTGTGGGCGCGTCTGCTGGAGGTCGCTGGTAAGCGTCCGACGCCGGCCACGGTGCTGCGCGCCGGTGTCGCCGGGCTGCGTGCCGCGGGTCTGTCCCAGCGCAAGGCCGAATACGTGCAGGATCTGGCTGATCATTTTGGGCAGCGCAAAGTTCACCCCGAGCGTTGGGCGACGATGGATGATGAAGCCGTCATTTCGGAGCTGGTTGCCATTCGTGGTATCGGGCGCTGGACGGCGGAGATGTTTTTGATTTTCAATCTTCAGCGTCCGGATGTGCTCCCGCTGGATGATCTTGGGTTGCTCAAGGCAATCTCGTTACACTATTTCAGCGGCGAGCCCGTTTCCCGCTTCGAGGCCCGCGAGGTCTCTTTAGCGTGGCAGCCCTGGCGTACCGTGGCGACCTGGTATCTGTGGCGCAGTCTGGAACCGACCCCGGTCCAGTACTGA
- the cysS gene encoding cysteine--tRNA ligase, with protein MLHIYNTLSRTKEVFTPVHAGQVRMYVCGMTVYDYCHLGHARMLVSFDVIQRWLRASGYAVDYVRNITDIDDKIIRRAVETGRRMHEVTEYYIDAMHADERALGVARPDQEPRATEYVSEMLDIIGRLQQNGLAYQADDGDVNYSVRGFAGYGKLSGKSLDDLRAGERVAVDSSKRDPLDFVLWKSAKTEEPPETKWESPYGFGRPGWHIECSAMSKSLLGLPLDIHGGGPDLKFPHHENEIAQTEGAFGGTLANVWMHCGPLMVDADKMSKSLGNFRTIRQTISQNEGPGNRADYVVNPREAEMLRFFIVRNHYRSAQNYTPDNLIDAQNALDRLYQALQNVPADTAGIDWTEAQAQAFKAAMDDDFNSSGAVAALFELAGRVNRERDSRAAGQLKALAALLGLLQQEPQVYFRSPTRYSAAAMQQEGAGAQLEAGQIDALIVERAQAKQARDFARADAIRGELRAAGIELDDKPGGVTQWRRA; from the coding sequence ATGCTGCACATCTACAACACATTGTCGCGTACCAAAGAAGTCTTCACACCGGTGCACGCCGGCCAGGTGCGCATGTACGTGTGTGGCATGACTGTCTATGACTATTGCCACCTGGGGCATGCCCGCATGCTGGTGTCGTTTGACGTCATTCAGCGCTGGCTGCGTGCCAGTGGCTATGCCGTCGACTATGTGCGCAATATTACCGATATTGATGACAAGATCATTCGCCGCGCCGTTGAGACGGGGCGTCGCATGCACGAGGTGACCGAGTATTACATCGATGCCATGCATGCCGATGAACGCGCGTTGGGTGTGGCGCGGCCGGATCAGGAGCCGCGTGCCACCGAGTATGTCAGCGAGATGCTCGACATCATTGGCCGCTTGCAGCAAAACGGTCTGGCCTACCAGGCCGACGACGGCGACGTGAATTATTCCGTGCGCGGCTTTGCAGGCTATGGCAAGTTGTCGGGCAAGTCCCTGGATGATCTGCGTGCCGGCGAGCGGGTGGCCGTTGATTCCTCCAAGCGCGACCCGCTGGATTTCGTACTCTGGAAGTCGGCCAAGACCGAAGAGCCGCCGGAAACCAAATGGGAGTCGCCCTATGGTTTCGGCCGTCCTGGCTGGCACATCGAGTGCTCGGCCATGAGTAAAAGCCTGCTCGGCCTGCCACTCGATATCCATGGCGGTGGTCCGGACCTGAAGTTTCCCCATCACGAAAATGAAATCGCCCAGACCGAAGGGGCCTTCGGCGGTACCCTGGCCAATGTCTGGATGCATTGTGGCCCGTTGATGGTCGACGCGGACAAGATGTCCAAGTCGCTGGGTAATTTCCGCACCATCCGTCAGACCATCTCGCAAAACGAGGGGCCCGGCAATCGCGCGGATTACGTCGTCAATCCGCGCGAGGCGGAGATGTTGCGCTTTTTCATCGTGCGTAATCACTACCGCAGCGCCCAGAATTACACCCCGGACAATCTGATCGACGCGCAGAATGCGCTCGATCGTCTCTACCAAGCGTTGCAGAATGTGCCGGCCGACACCGCAGGCATCGACTGGACGGAAGCCCAGGCCCAGGCCTTCAAGGCTGCCATGGACGATGACTTCAACAGTTCCGGCGCGGTCGCTGCGCTGTTTGAATTGGCCGGCCGCGTCAATCGTGAGCGTGACAGCCGCGCTGCAGGCCAGTTGAAGGCGTTGGCCGCCTTGCTGGGCCTGCTGCAGCAGGAGCCGCAAGTCTATTTCCGTTCGCCCACACGGTATTCCGCGGCAGCCATGCAGCAGGAGGGGGCTGGCGCCCAACTAGAGGCTGGCCAGATCGACGCGCTGATCGTCGAACGTGCACAGGCCAAGCAGGCGCGCGATTTCGCCCGGGCCGATGCCATCCGTGGCGAATTGCGTGCGGCAGGCATCGAGTTGGACGACAAGCCCGGTGGCGTGACCCAGTGGCGTCGCGCCTGA
- a CDS encoding TPR repeat family protein, producing MTYKPLIRSFLLALALCGAAPVVQAQSMYGGASEGRNANMTKLDEPRPEGGWDGLAKVLEAVKPGVDTRLDPTASQITDHIEQLLNAGRNEEALKMIEARQQASRKIPGTDVQLMFQHARALAALKRPQEAEAIYAEMTTRFPELPEPWNNLAVLYAARGELNQAQDALNMALRADPNYAAARSNLGDIQLMITLRSYRQEAARGVPGMKEKAQELDKLLKDKSHS from the coding sequence ATGACCTACAAGCCGCTTATCCGCTCTTTTCTGCTGGCGCTGGCCTTGTGCGGCGCGGCCCCGGTCGTTCAGGCCCAGTCCATGTACGGCGGCGCATCCGAAGGACGCAACGCCAACATGACCAAGCTCGATGAACCGCGGCCCGAAGGTGGCTGGGATGGCCTGGCCAAGGTACTCGAAGCCGTCAAACCCGGCGTGGACACCCGCCTGGATCCCACTGCCTCGCAGATCACCGACCATATCGAGCAGCTGCTCAACGCCGGCCGCAACGAAGAAGCCCTGAAAATGATCGAAGCGCGGCAGCAGGCCTCGCGCAAGATCCCTGGCACCGACGTGCAGTTGATGTTCCAGCACGCCCGGGCGCTCGCGGCCCTCAAGCGCCCCCAGGAGGCCGAGGCCATTTATGCTGAAATGACCACGCGTTTTCCGGAGCTGCCCGAACCCTGGAACAACCTGGCGGTGCTCTATGCCGCCCGGGGAGAACTCAATCAGGCCCAGGATGCGCTTAACATGGCGTTGCGGGCCGATCCGAATTACGCGGCCGCCCGCTCCAATCTGGGCGACATCCAGCTCATGATCACCCTGCGTAGCTATCGGCAAGAAGCTGCGCGCGGCGTTCCGGGCATGAAGGAAAAAGCCCAGGAGCTGGACAAGCTACTGAAGGACAAATCGCACTCATGA
- a CDS encoding cyclophilin type peptidyl-prolyl cis-trans isomerase/CLD family protein — protein MSNPRVKLQTNQGDMVITLDAEKAPKTVANFLTYVKDGFYNGTVFHRVIDGFMIQGGGFEPGLKQKPTQAPIENEANNGLKNDKYTVAMARTSDPHSATAQFFINVANNDFLNFTAPTPQGWGYAVFGKITEGTDVIDKIRGVKTGNNGFHQNVPKEDVIIEKAEVLE, from the coding sequence ATGAGCAATCCTCGCGTCAAACTGCAAACCAACCAGGGCGATATGGTCATCACGCTGGATGCCGAAAAGGCCCCCAAGACGGTTGCAAACTTCCTTACCTACGTCAAAGACGGCTTCTACAACGGCACGGTCTTTCACCGCGTGATCGACGGCTTCATGATCCAGGGCGGCGGTTTCGAGCCGGGCCTCAAGCAAAAACCCACCCAGGCGCCCATCGAAAACGAAGCCAATAACGGCCTGAAGAACGACAAGTACACCGTCGCCATGGCCCGCACCAGCGATCCGCACTCGGCCACCGCCCAGTTCTTCATCAACGTCGCCAACAATGACTTCCTGAACTTCACCGCCCCCACGCCCCAGGGCTGGGGTTACGCGGTGTTCGGCAAGATCACCGAAGGCACCGACGTGATCGACAAGATCCGCGGCGTGAAGACCGGCAACAACGGTTTTCACCAGAACGTCCCCAAAGAGGACGTGATCATCGAGAAGGCCGAAGTCCTTGAATAA
- the lpxH gene encoding UDP-2,3-diacylglucosamine hydrolase, with product MNKLALPGSIWLASDVHLGPATVATSEAFMGFLQAAAEEADALLLPGDIFDAWIGDDVIRAAPPWLAQALQGIKATAARIPVYLGRGNRDFLIGQELADAVNATLLPEPALIDSDFGTLLITHGDEYCTDDVAYQQFRTMVRDPRWQAQFLAKTIPERLQMAQQARGESMAANQTKTMAIMDVNTQAVESAFRDADVAIIVHGHTHRPDRHVMAVDGKKRERWVLPDWDCDHGESRGGWLVIDRDGLQLYDLDVAA from the coding sequence TTGAATAAGCTGGCACTGCCAGGCTCGATCTGGCTGGCCTCTGACGTGCACCTGGGGCCGGCCACCGTGGCCACCTCGGAAGCCTTCATGGGCTTTCTGCAGGCTGCCGCCGAAGAGGCCGACGCACTGCTGCTGCCCGGCGACATCTTCGACGCTTGGATCGGCGACGATGTCATCCGGGCAGCACCGCCCTGGCTCGCCCAGGCACTGCAGGGCATCAAGGCGACGGCTGCGCGCATCCCGGTCTACCTGGGTCGCGGCAACCGTGATTTCCTGATCGGCCAGGAACTGGCCGATGCCGTAAACGCCACGCTGCTGCCCGAGCCGGCCCTGATCGACTCGGACTTCGGTACGCTGCTGATTACGCACGGCGACGAGTACTGTACGGACGACGTCGCCTACCAGCAGTTCCGCACCATGGTGCGCGATCCCCGCTGGCAGGCGCAGTTTCTGGCCAAGACCATCCCCGAGCGACTGCAGATGGCCCAACAGGCCCGCGGCGAAAGCATGGCAGCCAACCAGACCAAAACCATGGCGATCATGGACGTCAACACGCAGGCAGTCGAGTCCGCCTTCCGTGACGCTGACGTCGCCATCATCGTCCATGGCCATACGCATCGCCCGGACCGTCATGTCATGGCGGTCGACGGCAAAAAGCGCGAGCGCTGGGTACTGCCCGATTGGGACTGTGACCACGGCGAGTCACGCGGTGGCTGGCTGGTCATCGACCGCGACGGCCTGCAGTTGTACGACTTGGACGTGGCGGCTTAA
- the uppP gene encoding undecaprenyl-diphosphatase UppP, with product MSDSTLYLLKAFFLGIIEGLTEFIPVSSTGHLILFGDWIQFESGSGKVFEVVIQLGSILAVMWIFRARLWQLVRGTLCGERQELLFTRNLLLAFLPAAVIGAIFIKSIKQTFYHPGVVAVTLVLGGLIMLWVEWRAPKTPGDAPGAADDTASDERATARRLEDISWKQALGVGVAQCLAMIPGTSRSGATIIGGMIAGIQRKTATEFSFFLAMPTMLGAAVYDMYRNMDVLTSHDLSGIAVGFVAAFLSALVVVRAVLRFVANHTYRGFAWYRIALGIVVAIWLLSK from the coding sequence GTGAGCGACAGCACGCTTTACCTTCTGAAGGCTTTTTTCCTCGGCATCATCGAGGGCCTTACTGAATTCATACCCGTCTCCAGCACGGGTCATCTCATTCTCTTTGGCGATTGGATACAGTTCGAGTCCGGCTCGGGCAAGGTGTTCGAGGTGGTGATCCAGCTGGGGTCCATTCTGGCGGTGATGTGGATTTTCCGCGCGCGCTTGTGGCAGTTGGTCCGCGGCACGCTCTGCGGCGAGCGCCAGGAGCTCCTGTTCACACGCAACCTGCTGCTGGCCTTTCTGCCGGCTGCGGTCATCGGTGCCATTTTCATCAAGAGCATCAAGCAGACGTTTTACCACCCGGGGGTGGTCGCGGTCACGCTGGTGCTCGGCGGCTTGATCATGCTGTGGGTGGAGTGGCGGGCTCCTAAAACTCCGGGTGACGCCCCGGGGGCGGCCGATGACACGGCCTCGGATGAGCGTGCGACGGCGCGTCGCCTGGAAGACATCAGTTGGAAGCAGGCGCTCGGAGTGGGCGTGGCGCAGTGCCTGGCCATGATTCCAGGTACCTCGCGCTCGGGTGCGACCATCATTGGCGGCATGATTGCCGGCATTCAGCGCAAGACCGCGACCGAATTCTCTTTTTTCCTTGCCATGCCGACCATGCTGGGTGCGGCTGTCTATGACATGTACCGCAATATGGATGTGCTCACCAGCCATGACCTGAGCGGGATTGCGGTCGGCTTCGTTGCCGCGTTTCTGAGCGCGCTGGTGGTGGTGCGCGCCGTTCTGCGCTTTGTGGCGAATCATACCTATCGCGGCTTCGCCTGGTACCGCATCGCGCTGGGTATCGTGGTGGCCATCTGGCTGTTGTCCAAATGA